A single region of the Aeromicrobium chenweiae genome encodes:
- a CDS encoding ABC transporter substrate-binding protein, with amino-acid sequence MTMNSKRRSVAIAGAASALALSLAACGGGSAAGGDDKGPIKIGAVYPLTGPAAANGDWAKIGTEIAVKEINANGGIDGRQVKVVYGDDELDATKAVTEMNRVVNQEKVDLVLGPLSSDPVLATLPLLKSTKTPSIMGAGSEKVTPDIAPYSFSWTMNATTQAQEMVDAAVKDGAKSIAILSDGGTQGKTAADAMKADIKKRGLKLSGTQELSIKNTDVTPQLLSLKKGNPDHVLLFPVASSDTARVLEQVKQLNWDVPFTGSYGTTFADTVMEIAGDDAYENMNAITFSSFSACTKEEVPESTSSFVKTVRAFSEKRAKGASFDSIAQSHDAVYLFKAAIEATGTTDGPKVAAWLEENGTNLPKDIPLVNQAFGMTKDTHFLFTSDSLSLVDPGTSVSDSVFQRADCS; translated from the coding sequence ATGACGATGAACTCGAAGCGTCGGAGCGTCGCCATCGCTGGTGCGGCCTCGGCCCTGGCCCTCAGCCTCGCGGCGTGCGGCGGCGGCTCAGCCGCAGGCGGAGACGACAAGGGGCCGATCAAGATCGGCGCTGTCTACCCCCTGACCGGGCCGGCGGCTGCCAACGGCGACTGGGCGAAGATCGGCACCGAAATCGCCGTCAAGGAGATCAACGCCAACGGCGGGATCGACGGCCGCCAGGTCAAGGTTGTCTACGGCGACGATGAGCTCGACGCCACGAAGGCCGTCACCGAGATGAACCGCGTGGTCAACCAGGAGAAGGTTGATCTGGTCCTCGGCCCCCTGTCGAGCGACCCGGTCCTGGCGACCCTGCCCCTGCTGAAGAGCACCAAGACCCCCTCGATCATGGGCGCAGGATCCGAGAAGGTCACGCCGGACATTGCTCCTTACAGCTTCTCCTGGACGATGAACGCCACGACGCAGGCGCAGGAGATGGTGGATGCCGCCGTGAAGGACGGTGCCAAGTCCATTGCGATCCTCAGCGACGGTGGCACGCAGGGCAAGACCGCTGCTGATGCCATGAAGGCCGACATCAAGAAGCGCGGCCTGAAGCTGTCGGGCACCCAAGAGCTGTCGATCAAGAACACTGACGTGACACCGCAGCTCCTCAGCCTCAAGAAGGGCAACCCGGACCACGTCCTGCTCTTCCCGGTGGCCAGCAGCGACACCGCCCGAGTCCTCGAGCAGGTCAAGCAGCTCAACTGGGACGTTCCCTTCACCGGGAGCTACGGCACGACCTTCGCGGACACCGTGATGGAGATCGCGGGTGACGACGCGTACGAGAACATGAACGCGATCACCTTCTCCTCGTTCAGTGCCTGCACGAAGGAGGAGGTCCCTGAGTCGACCTCGAGCTTCGTCAAGACGGTGCGGGCGTTCAGCGAGAAGCGCGCCAAGGGCGCGTCGTTCGACTCGATCGCTCAGTCGCACGACGCGGTCTATCTCTTCAAGGCTGCCATCGAGGCCACCGGTACGACGGACGGACCCAAGGTCGCCGCCTGGCTCGAGGAGAACGGCACGAACCTGCCCAAGGACATCCCGCTCGTGAACCAGGCGTTCGGCATGACCAAGGACACGCACTTCCTGTTCACCTCGGATTCCCTGTCGCTCGTCGACCCCGGCACGAGCGTCTCGGACAGCGTCTTCCAGCGCGCCGATTGCTCCTGA
- a CDS encoding tautomerase family protein, whose product MPIIKVELLAGRSYEQKRSLAAALTDVAVDSLGVARSSVQVHLQEMSAENVAIGGTLVAETAPRQ is encoded by the coding sequence ATGCCGATCATCAAGGTGGAGCTGCTCGCGGGCAGGTCGTACGAGCAGAAGCGCTCCTTGGCGGCCGCGCTGACCGACGTGGCGGTCGATTCGCTCGGCGTCGCGCGCTCCAGCGTGCAGGTTCACCTGCAGGAGATGAGCGCTGAGAACGTGGCGATCGGCGGCACCCTCGTCGCCGAGACCGCGCCGCGCCAGTAG
- a CDS encoding FadR/GntR family transcriptional regulator, with amino-acid sequence MESIRRERLPKAADVIVSAIRRKIVIERLPEGTALPSESELTEMYGLSRGSVREGLRLLEQDGLIEIKRGPGGGIRARQPNIQNAGYAAALRMSLMETTALELISFRLQIEPFAAALAAEHATDEQRQHLLSIASADAYQSDQHADFHVALAAMTGNGVVQLTMEMLHSPLEMQVKVEESTETDIASAQRAHTKIAESIAAGDAPRAKRTMTSHLEGFRDFLIEHDLADRPIIPRDHWEGRL; translated from the coding sequence ATGGAGAGCATTAGGCGCGAACGACTGCCCAAGGCGGCGGACGTGATCGTTTCCGCCATTCGTCGCAAGATCGTGATCGAGCGCTTGCCCGAGGGCACGGCGCTCCCCTCGGAGTCCGAGCTCACCGAGATGTACGGGTTGAGCCGTGGCAGTGTGCGTGAGGGCCTGCGGCTGCTCGAGCAGGATGGCTTGATCGAGATCAAGAGGGGACCGGGGGGCGGCATTCGTGCGCGGCAGCCCAACATCCAGAACGCAGGCTACGCCGCGGCCCTGCGCATGAGTCTGATGGAGACCACGGCCCTGGAGCTGATCTCCTTCCGGCTGCAGATCGAACCGTTCGCGGCCGCGCTCGCAGCCGAGCACGCCACGGACGAGCAGCGACAGCATCTGTTGTCGATTGCGTCGGCCGATGCCTACCAGAGCGACCAGCACGCGGACTTCCACGTGGCCCTGGCGGCCATGACCGGCAATGGTGTCGTGCAGCTGACGATGGAGATGCTGCACTCTCCGCTGGAGATGCAGGTCAAGGTGGAGGAGTCGACCGAGACGGACATCGCGTCGGCTCAGCGGGCCCACACCAAGATCGCCGAGTCGATTGCCGCAGGTGACGCGCCGCGTGCGAAGCGAACCATGACGAGCCATCTCGAGGGGTTCCGCGACTTCCTGATCGAGCACGATCTCGCCGATCGGCCGATCATCCCGCGTGACCACTGGGAAGGCCGGCTCTGA
- the lon gene encoding endopeptidase La — translation MSTLQQFPVLALEDVVVLPGMVVPIELDDAARAAVDAARTSNNDRLLVAPRLEDRYATHGVIATIQQVGRLPGGGPGAVLRAEQRAHIQGGVTGPGAALWVEAELVEEAAPTDEVRDLAQEYKSLLVTILQKRNAWQVIDSVQRLTDPGELADTAGYASYLELEQKRQLLETEDVAARLTALIGWAREYLAEAEVNEKISESVQESIDKNQREFVLRQQLAAIRKELGDDEPEDTKDYRERVEEADLPDDVRKAALREVGKLERGSDQNPEAGYIRTWLDTVLELPWNVKTDDSTDISAARAVLDADHHGLDDVKDRIVEYLAVRARRKERGLEVVGGRGSGAVMALVGPPGVGKTSLGESVARALGRNFVRVALGGVRDEAEIRGHRRTYVGALPGRLVRAIGEAGSMNPVVLLDEIDKVGADYRGDPAAALLEVLDPAQNHTFRDHYLDLDLDLSDVLFLATANVIEQIPQPLLDRMELVQLDGYTEDDKVQIARRYLAPRQLERAALTDDEVEITDEALREIAASYTREAGVRQMERLLAKVFRKVATKLTDPDVTRPVVVDDKTLIDYIGRPRFIPEVAERTAVPGVSTGLAVTGLGGDVLFIEASAYEGERKLAITGQLGDVMKESAQIALTYVRSHADAIGIDPATLERTIHLHVPAGAVPKDGPSAGVTMVTALTSLALGRNVRADVGMTGEVTLNGRVLPIGGVKQKLMAAQRAGLKTVFIPARNEVDLVDVPEEVLAELDVRPVADVAEILAYALEPAAEASTVEAA, via the coding sequence GTGAGCACATTGCAGCAGTTCCCCGTCCTGGCCCTGGAGGACGTCGTCGTCCTTCCCGGCATGGTTGTCCCGATCGAGCTCGACGACGCGGCGCGCGCCGCCGTCGACGCCGCGCGCACGAGCAACAACGATCGTCTCCTCGTGGCTCCGCGCCTCGAGGACCGCTACGCCACGCACGGCGTCATCGCCACGATCCAGCAGGTCGGACGCCTCCCCGGCGGCGGACCCGGCGCCGTCCTGCGCGCCGAGCAGCGCGCGCACATCCAAGGTGGCGTGACCGGCCCCGGTGCCGCCCTGTGGGTCGAGGCCGAGCTGGTCGAGGAGGCCGCACCCACCGACGAGGTCCGTGACCTCGCGCAGGAGTACAAGAGCCTGCTCGTCACGATCCTGCAGAAGCGCAACGCGTGGCAGGTCATCGACTCCGTGCAGCGGCTCACCGATCCCGGCGAGCTCGCCGACACCGCGGGCTACGCGTCATACCTGGAGCTGGAGCAGAAGCGCCAGCTGCTGGAGACCGAGGACGTCGCCGCGCGGCTGACGGCCCTGATCGGCTGGGCCCGTGAGTACCTGGCCGAGGCCGAGGTCAACGAGAAGATCTCGGAGTCGGTGCAGGAGAGCATCGACAAGAACCAGCGCGAGTTCGTCCTGCGCCAGCAGCTCGCCGCGATCCGCAAGGAGCTCGGCGACGACGAGCCCGAGGACACCAAGGACTACCGCGAGCGCGTCGAGGAGGCAGACCTCCCCGACGACGTCCGCAAGGCAGCCCTGCGTGAGGTCGGCAAGCTCGAGCGCGGCAGCGACCAGAACCCCGAGGCCGGCTACATCCGCACCTGGCTCGACACCGTCCTCGAGCTGCCCTGGAACGTCAAGACCGACGACAGCACCGACATCTCCGCGGCCCGCGCGGTGCTCGATGCCGACCACCACGGCCTGGACGACGTCAAGGACCGCATCGTGGAGTACCTCGCGGTGCGCGCCCGTCGCAAGGAGCGTGGCCTCGAGGTCGTCGGCGGACGCGGCTCCGGCGCGGTGATGGCGCTGGTCGGCCCTCCGGGCGTCGGCAAGACGTCCCTCGGCGAGAGCGTGGCCCGTGCCCTCGGACGCAACTTCGTCCGCGTCGCCCTCGGCGGCGTGCGTGACGAGGCCGAGATCCGCGGCCACCGCCGGACGTACGTCGGCGCGCTGCCGGGCCGCCTGGTCCGTGCGATCGGCGAGGCCGGGTCGATGAACCCGGTCGTCCTGCTCGACGAGATCGACAAGGTCGGTGCCGACTACCGGGGCGATCCCGCGGCGGCACTGCTCGAGGTGCTCGACCCGGCGCAGAACCACACGTTCCGCGACCACTACCTCGATCTCGACCTCGACCTGTCGGACGTGCTGTTCCTGGCGACGGCGAACGTCATCGAGCAGATCCCGCAACCGCTGCTCGACCGCATGGAGCTCGTCCAGCTGGACGGGTACACCGAGGACGACAAGGTGCAGATCGCCCGTCGCTACCTGGCACCGCGGCAGCTCGAGCGGGCTGCGTTGACCGATGACGAGGTCGAGATCACCGACGAGGCCCTCCGCGAGATCGCCGCGTCGTACACCCGCGAGGCGGGCGTGCGGCAGATGGAGCGGCTGCTGGCCAAGGTGTTCCGCAAGGTGGCCACGAAGCTCACCGACCCGGACGTCACCCGCCCCGTGGTGGTGGACGACAAGACCCTCATCGACTACATCGGTCGGCCGCGGTTCATCCCGGAGGTGGCTGAGCGCACCGCGGTGCCGGGTGTCTCCACCGGGCTCGCGGTCACCGGTCTCGGTGGCGACGTGCTCTTCATCGAGGCCAGCGCGTACGAGGGCGAGCGCAAGCTCGCGATCACCGGCCAGCTCGGCGACGTCATGAAGGAGTCTGCGCAGATCGCGCTGACGTACGTCAGGTCGCACGCCGACGCGATCGGCATCGACCCGGCGACGCTCGAGCGGACGATCCACCTGCACGTGCCGGCCGGTGCGGTGCCGAAGGACGGTCCGTCAGCCGGCGTCACCATGGTGACCGCGCTGACGTCCCTGGCCCTGGGCCGCAACGTGCGGGCCGACGTGGGCATGACCGGTGAGGTCACCCTCAACGGTCGGGTCCTGCCGATCGGCGGCGTGAAGCAGAAGCTCATGGCGGCGCAGCGCGCCGGGCTGAAGACGGTCTTCATCCCGGCCCGCAACGAGGTCGACCTGGTCGACGTGCCCGAGGAGGTGCTCGCCGAGCTCGACGTCCGTCCGGTCGCCGATGTCGCGGAGATCCTCGCGTACGCGCTGGAGCCCGCGGCCGAGGCCAGCACGGTCGAGGCTGCCTGA
- a CDS encoding adenosine deaminase — protein sequence MRATSEQIAKAPKVALHEHLDGGVRPATIVDIATEIGHDLPAEGAEALATWFEEASSSGSLVRYLETFVHTVAVMQRPEDLARVAREAVVDLATDGCVYAELRWAPEQHQSAGLSLREAVEAVQSGIEAGREEAAGLGHPIVVGQLLTAMRHAKRGMEIAEIAVEYRRRGVAGFDIAGAEDGFPPILHLEAFEFLRRENAHFTIHAGEAFGLPSIWQAIQRCGAERLGHGVRIVDDIDWDAPGGPVLGDLAAYIRDRRIPLEMCPSSNLQTHAVPGMTSIADHPIGKLKDLGFRVTVNCDNRLMSGTSMSREFELLVDAFDYELGDLRWFTINAMKSAFLPFDERLALINDVIKPGYAAL from the coding sequence GTGAGAGCCACTTCCGAACAGATCGCCAAGGCCCCGAAGGTCGCACTGCACGAGCACCTCGACGGCGGGGTGAGGCCCGCCACGATCGTCGACATCGCCACCGAGATCGGGCACGACCTGCCGGCCGAGGGCGCCGAGGCGCTCGCCACGTGGTTCGAGGAGGCGTCGAGCTCAGGCTCGCTCGTGCGCTACCTGGAGACGTTCGTCCACACCGTCGCGGTGATGCAGCGGCCCGAGGACCTGGCCCGCGTCGCCCGCGAGGCCGTCGTCGACCTCGCCACGGACGGCTGCGTGTACGCCGAGCTGCGCTGGGCGCCCGAGCAGCACCAGTCCGCGGGGCTGAGCCTGCGGGAGGCGGTCGAGGCCGTGCAGTCCGGCATCGAGGCGGGCCGCGAGGAGGCCGCCGGCCTCGGGCACCCGATCGTGGTCGGCCAGCTGCTCACGGCGATGCGTCACGCGAAGCGCGGCATGGAGATCGCCGAGATCGCGGTGGAGTACCGCCGCCGTGGTGTCGCCGGCTTCGACATCGCCGGGGCCGAGGACGGCTTCCCGCCGATCCTGCACCTCGAGGCGTTCGAGTTCCTGCGCCGCGAGAACGCGCACTTCACGATCCACGCCGGCGAGGCGTTCGGTCTCCCGTCGATCTGGCAGGCGATCCAGCGCTGCGGCGCCGAGCGCCTCGGCCACGGGGTGCGCATCGTCGACGACATCGACTGGGACGCCCCGGGTGGTCCGGTGCTGGGCGACCTCGCGGCGTACATCCGCGACCGACGCATCCCGCTCGAGATGTGCCCCTCGTCCAACCTGCAGACCCACGCGGTGCCCGGCATGACGTCGATCGCCGACCACCCGATCGGCAAGCTCAAGGACCTCGGCTTCCGGGTCACGGTCAACTGCGACAACCGGCTGATGAGCGGCACGTCGATGTCGCGGGAGTTCGAGCTGCTGGTCGACGCGTTCGACTACGAGCTCGGCGACCTGCGCTGGTTCACGATCAACGCGATGAAGAGTGCGTTCCTGCCGTTCGACGAGCGCCTCGCCCTCATCAACGACGTGATCAAGCCCGGCTACGCCGCCCTCTGA
- a CDS encoding MaoC family dehydratase — protein sequence MRMLNNSLEIAAAAGEELGVSEWVAVTQDRIDMFADATGDRQWIHVDPERAATGPFGATVAHGYLTLSMLPFLGAQVFAFAGDVARVNYGLNKVRFVTPVTVGSKVRDRVELLTVEDIDKGQRATLQHTVEIKGGDKPACVAEVVTLLMAS from the coding sequence ATGCGCATGTTGAACAACAGCCTGGAGATCGCCGCCGCAGCCGGGGAAGAGCTCGGGGTCAGCGAGTGGGTGGCCGTGACCCAGGACCGCATCGACATGTTCGCGGACGCGACGGGCGACCGGCAGTGGATCCACGTGGATCCCGAGCGCGCGGCCACCGGTCCGTTCGGCGCGACGGTCGCGCACGGCTACCTCACCCTCTCCATGCTGCCGTTCCTCGGCGCGCAGGTCTTCGCCTTCGCCGGTGACGTCGCGCGGGTCAACTACGGCCTCAACAAGGTGCGGTTCGTGACGCCGGTGACCGTCGGCTCGAAGGTGCGCGACCGCGTCGAGCTGCTCACGGTCGAGGACATCGACAAGGGCCAGCGCGCGACATTGCAGCACACGGTGGAGATCAAGGGCGGCGACAAGCCCGCATGCGTCGCAGAGGTCGTCACCCTGCTGATGGCGTCATGA
- a CDS encoding thymidine phosphorylase encodes MTESFDAVEVIAAKRDRHELTDPQIDWVVDAYTRGIVADEQMSALAMAILINGMNRREIARWTHAMIASGERMDFSSLSWTTSDKHSTGGVGDKITLPLAPLVAACGVAVPQLSGRGLGHTGGTLDKLEAIPGWRASLTNDEMMAQLEDIGAVICAAGAGLAPADKKLYALRDVTGTVEAIPLIASSIMSKKIAEGTGSLVLDVKAGSGAFMKDVDQARELAETMVALGNDAGVKTVALLTNMSTPLGLTAGNACEVAEAVEVLAGGGPADVVELTVALAREMLAAAGKDDRDPADVLASGGAMDVWKRMIRAQGGDPDAPLPVAKETHVVTAPESGTLHRLDAMGVGVAAWRLGAGRSRPGEQVQAAAGVVMHAKPGDAVTAGQPLMTLHTDTPERFERAVAALDGVYDIGTAGAEPPPVVIDRIG; translated from the coding sequence ATGACCGAGAGCTTCGATGCGGTCGAGGTGATCGCGGCCAAGCGTGACCGCCACGAGCTCACCGACCCGCAGATCGACTGGGTCGTCGACGCGTACACCCGAGGGATCGTCGCGGACGAGCAGATGTCGGCGCTCGCGATGGCGATCCTGATCAACGGCATGAACCGTCGCGAGATCGCCCGCTGGACCCACGCGATGATCGCCAGCGGCGAGCGGATGGACTTCTCCTCGCTGTCGTGGACGACGTCGGACAAGCACTCCACGGGTGGTGTGGGGGACAAGATCACCCTGCCGCTGGCCCCGCTCGTGGCGGCCTGCGGCGTCGCGGTGCCCCAGCTGTCCGGCCGCGGGCTGGGCCACACGGGCGGCACGCTCGACAAGCTCGAGGCGATCCCGGGCTGGCGCGCGTCCCTGACCAACGACGAGATGATGGCCCAGCTCGAGGACATCGGCGCCGTGATCTGCGCTGCGGGCGCCGGCCTGGCCCCGGCCGACAAGAAGCTGTACGCGCTGCGGGACGTCACGGGCACGGTCGAGGCGATCCCGCTGATCGCCAGCTCGATCATGAGCAAGAAGATCGCCGAGGGCACCGGGTCGCTGGTGCTCGACGTGAAGGCCGGCTCCGGTGCGTTCATGAAGGACGTCGACCAGGCCCGTGAGCTCGCCGAGACCATGGTCGCCCTCGGCAACGACGCGGGCGTCAAGACCGTCGCGCTGCTGACGAACATGTCGACGCCGCTCGGCCTCACCGCCGGCAACGCGTGCGAGGTCGCCGAGGCCGTCGAGGTGCTCGCGGGCGGGGGACCGGCGGACGTCGTCGAGCTCACGGTCGCGCTGGCGCGCGAGATGCTCGCCGCCGCCGGCAAGGACGACCGCGACCCGGCCGACGTGCTGGCCTCCGGCGGCGCGATGGACGTCTGGAAGCGGATGATCCGCGCGCAGGGCGGAGATCCCGACGCCCCGCTGCCGGTCGCGAAGGAGACGCACGTCGTCACGGCGCCCGAGTCCGGGACCCTGCACCGTCTCGACGCGATGGGCGTGGGGGTCGCCGCCTGGCGTCTCGGCGCCGGTCGCTCACGTCCCGGCGAGCAGGTGCAGGCCGCCGCGGGCGTGGTCATGCACGCCAAGCCGGGCGACGCCGTCACCGCGGGCCAGCCCCTCATGACGCTGCACACCGACACGCCGGAACGTTTCGAGCGGGCAGTCGCCGCGCTCGACGGGGTGTATGACATAGGTACGGCAGGCGCGGAGCCGCCTCCCGTGGTCATCGACCGGATTGGATAG
- a CDS encoding cytochrome P450, producing the protein MTRYAVQLDPGSPDFIRDPYPVLASLRENGPVLWHEPMGAWLATTHDAVSQVLRNRAFGRLWTDWEPASQMEQFNALHRNQMMENEPPTHTRLRRLVAAAFGRGHVERMRPRVEDLAKTMVGELGDSFDVLGDYAEPMPVYVIADLLGVPREDHARLRDWSQAIVHMYEPNVGALTKKAAIEASAAFSDYVREVVEQRRSAPGEDLITDLIEARDEGAKLSDDELVASVVLLLNAGHEASVNVFGNGFHALLQHPEQMARIASGEVTVETALEELIRYDAALQLFERTATADVEVSGQLVRAGEKIACLMGSANRDAAVFPDADTFDVGREQNPHVGFGMGLHFCLGAPLARLELQISIATLLDRFPHLRLVGEAPRRPTWVLRGFERIDVEVAS; encoded by the coding sequence GTGACCCGTTACGCGGTCCAGCTCGACCCCGGCTCGCCGGACTTCATCCGTGACCCGTACCCGGTGCTCGCCTCGCTGCGCGAGAACGGTCCCGTCCTCTGGCACGAGCCGATGGGCGCCTGGCTGGCGACCACGCACGACGCGGTGAGCCAGGTGCTCCGCAACCGAGCGTTCGGCCGGCTGTGGACCGACTGGGAGCCGGCCTCGCAGATGGAGCAGTTCAACGCGCTCCACCGCAACCAGATGATGGAGAACGAGCCCCCGACGCACACCCGGCTGCGCCGACTCGTGGCGGCAGCGTTCGGACGCGGCCACGTCGAGCGCATGCGGCCCCGCGTCGAGGACCTCGCCAAGACGATGGTCGGCGAGCTCGGCGACAGCTTCGACGTCCTCGGCGACTACGCCGAGCCGATGCCCGTCTACGTCATCGCCGACCTGCTCGGCGTCCCGCGTGAGGACCACGCCCGTCTCCGCGACTGGTCGCAGGCGATCGTCCACATGTACGAGCCCAACGTGGGCGCGCTGACCAAGAAGGCGGCCATCGAGGCGAGCGCCGCGTTCTCGGACTACGTCCGCGAGGTCGTCGAGCAGCGTCGCAGCGCCCCCGGCGAGGACCTCATCACCGACCTCATCGAGGCCCGCGACGAGGGCGCCAAGCTCAGCGACGACGAGCTCGTGGCGTCCGTCGTGCTGCTGCTCAACGCGGGGCACGAGGCGTCCGTCAACGTCTTCGGCAACGGCTTCCACGCCCTGCTGCAGCACCCCGAGCAGATGGCGCGGATCGCCAGCGGAGAGGTCACGGTCGAGACGGCCCTCGAGGAGCTCATCCGCTACGACGCCGCGCTGCAGCTGTTCGAGCGCACGGCGACCGCCGACGTCGAGGTCTCCGGCCAGCTCGTCCGGGCGGGGGAGAAGATCGCCTGCCTGATGGGCTCGGCCAACCGGGACGCTGCGGTGTTCCCCGACGCCGACACGTTCGACGTGGGACGAGAGCAGAACCCGCACGTCGGCTTCGGCATGGGTCTGCACTTCTGCCTCGGCGCGCCGCTGGCGCGTCTGGAGCTGCAGATCAGCATCGCCACCCTGCTGGACCGCTTCCCGCACCTGCGGCTCGTCGGCGAGGCTCCCCGCCGGCCCACCTGGGTGCTGCGCGGGTTCGAACGCATCGACGTGGAGGTGGCCTCATGA
- a CDS encoding cytidine deaminase, with translation MGITGADDPIDWDALTRYATEVMGRAYAPYSSYRVGAAGLVEDGRVVLGCNVENASYGVALCAECGLVSALHSTGGGRLLAVVCVDGKGTAIMPCGRCRQLLWENGGPTMQLMTPKGVKTMADVLPDAFSAEDLATA, from the coding sequence CTGGGAATCACGGGGGCGGACGACCCCATCGACTGGGATGCGCTGACCCGCTACGCGACCGAGGTCATGGGCCGGGCCTACGCGCCCTACTCGAGCTATCGGGTGGGGGCGGCAGGACTCGTCGAGGACGGACGAGTCGTGCTGGGCTGCAACGTCGAGAACGCTTCGTACGGCGTGGCGCTCTGCGCCGAGTGCGGGCTGGTCTCGGCCCTGCACTCGACCGGCGGCGGACGCCTGCTCGCCGTGGTCTGCGTCGACGGCAAGGGCACCGCGATCATGCCGTGCGGTCGCTGCCGTCAGCTCCTGTGGGAGAACGGCGGACCGACCATGCAGCTCATGACGCCGAAGGGCGTCAAGACGATGGCCGACGTGCTGCCCGACGCGTTCAGCGCCGAAGACCTGGCCACAGCGTGA
- a CDS encoding ABC transporter permease — translation MSAVNDVVAPVKAAAQKLTYGWIMIWLAVGLVLFSLLRIITGANDLDSSGTLRATLVAAIPIGLAGLGGLWAERAGVVNIGLEGMMILGTFGAGYFGYFYSPWQGVIGAIVLGAAGGLLHAVATVIFGVDHIVSGVAINIIALGAVQYLAALAFTGVPGGGQTQSPTIPSLPSITLDFLSDPLGDLERKHWFVVSDLAALVRALVTNLSVLTIICLLLFVLTWYVLWKTPFGLRLRSCGESPAAAESLGINVIRYKFIAVVISGGFAGLAGGFLALVASSTFRDGQTGGRGYIGLAAMIFGNWRPGGLLAGAGLFGYTDTLRLRGGGETIHGLLLLVAVGIVLYGIWQYRKTRHVSTLVGALLGVAVAVWYFATDSIPEDLTGMTPYVTTLLVLALFSQRLRMPAADGKPYRRGSAG, via the coding sequence ATGAGCGCCGTCAACGACGTCGTGGCCCCGGTCAAGGCGGCCGCGCAGAAGCTCACGTACGGCTGGATCATGATCTGGCTGGCGGTCGGCCTCGTCCTGTTCTCGCTGCTGCGCATCATCACCGGCGCGAACGACCTGGACTCCTCGGGCACCCTGCGCGCGACGCTCGTCGCGGCGATCCCGATCGGCCTGGCCGGTCTCGGCGGTCTCTGGGCGGAGCGCGCCGGTGTGGTCAACATCGGCCTCGAGGGCATGATGATCCTCGGCACGTTCGGCGCCGGCTACTTCGGCTACTTCTACAGCCCCTGGCAGGGCGTCATCGGCGCGATCGTGCTCGGTGCCGCCGGCGGCCTGCTGCACGCGGTCGCGACGGTGATCTTCGGCGTCGACCACATCGTGTCCGGCGTCGCGATCAACATCATCGCGCTGGGCGCGGTCCAGTACCTCGCGGCGCTCGCGTTCACCGGCGTCCCGGGCGGCGGACAGACCCAGTCGCCGACGATCCCCAGCCTGCCGTCCATCACCCTGGACTTCCTGTCCGACCCGCTCGGCGACCTGGAGCGCAAGCACTGGTTCGTGGTGTCGGACCTCGCCGCGCTGGTGCGAGCGCTCGTCACGAACCTGTCGGTGCTGACGATCATCTGCCTGCTGCTGTTCGTCCTGACCTGGTACGTCCTGTGGAAGACGCCGTTCGGCCTGCGGCTGCGCTCGTGCGGCGAGAGCCCCGCCGCCGCGGAGTCGCTCGGCATCAACGTCATCCGCTACAAGTTCATCGCCGTCGTGATCTCCGGTGGCTTCGCCGGCCTGGCGGGCGGGTTCCTGGCCCTGGTCGCGTCCAGCACGTTCCGCGACGGCCAGACCGGCGGCCGTGGCTACATCGGCCTCGCCGCCATGATCTTCGGCAACTGGCGACCCGGCGGCCTCCTGGCCGGTGCGGGACTGTTCGGCTACACCGACACGCTGCGCCTGCGCGGCGGTGGTGAGACGATCCACGGTCTGCTGCTGCTGGTCGCGGTGGGTATCGTTCTGTATGGAATCTGGCAGTACCGCAAGACGCGTCACGTGTCGACGCTCGTCGGTGCGCTGCTCGGTGTCGCGGTCGCGGTCTGGTACTTCGCGACCGACTCGATCCCCGAGGACCTCACGGGCATGACGCCGTACGTGACGACGCTGCTGGTGCTGGCATTGTTCTCGCAGAGGCTGCGCATGCCGGCCGCTGACGGAAAACCGTATCGACGAGGGAGTGCAGGCTAG